The following coding sequences lie in one Lacerta agilis isolate rLacAgi1 chromosome 4, rLacAgi1.pri, whole genome shotgun sequence genomic window:
- the AMER2 gene encoding APC membrane recruitment protein 2 isoform X2 produces MDVHGDCAELSAVGDQPPPSGKLNKTAFKLFKRRKSGGAMPSIFGVRSSGGGKGKGGEAGGGQPGMVRSKTHDGLAEVVLESGKKEEPGGGGGGGGDDQFVGGGGANKDYSPCSAASKSHRFFSLLRKNGRSGEGGKGERPKGRGGLKGLFNSMRWHRRDKPSKEDEAGDGAEGQASHLRPGSLTASLECIKEEAPRPPAAAAAAPQTPSGEASGDQMLLLAHLSAEAVPTQEQQDVGAREPTPRTPPPPGTEPPRIQPPAQESCPEPPPSDGDGPGTQEDGAITGDIPIEPSPPVEPECERSQEAAAAAPDPSSLDPPSEPSIDRICLMFADVTSLKSFDSLTGCGDIIADQEEDVGSGGGGGTGGSDKSAPGVGKAGASKKPPSVVTYQGGGEEMASPEQVGDTCAPEFWDVLSQAEKPQETPGEGKESLEGSKGGGCTKKVQDASTTGKHTGFNQIPVHHSHKNDQKCREKEPQEAIPSSDEGYWDSTTPGPEEDNANSIQKEVIPRDSYSGDALYDLYADPDENTATVTSAEDVTSVSCCKPLSPVTTTCPVKTHTTSLKDSKIPISIKHFTSPHGSHGPDTSNSHHLAHHQPTKSEIPRTKIPVSKVLVHRASYRSLAGTTGKTATYHESAKK; encoded by the coding sequence ATGGACGTGCACGGCGACTGTGCCGAGCTCAGCGCGGTGGGCGATCAGCCGCCGCCATCGGGCAAGCTCAACAAAACCGCCTTCAAATTGTTCAAGCGCAGGAAGTCCGGCGGCGCCATGCCGAGCATCTTCGGCGTGAGGAGCAGCGGTGGCGGCAAAGGCAAAGGCGGAGAAGCGGGCGGAGGGCAGCCGGGCATGGTGAGGAGCAAGACCCACGACGGGCTGGCCGAGGTGGTGCTCGAGAGCGGCAAGAAGGAGGAaccgggaggcggcggcggcggcggaggggacGACCAGTTCGTTGGCGGCGGCGGAGCCAACAAGGATTATTCCCCCTGCTCGGCGGCGAGCAAGTCCCACCGCTTCTTCTCTCTGCTGCGCAAAAACGGCCGCTCGGGCGAAGGCGGCAAAGGGGAGAGACCCAAAGGGCGCGGGGGGCTCAAGGGGCTCTTCAACAGCATGAGGTGGCACCGCAGGGACAAGCCCAGCAAAGAGGACGAGGCCGGAGACGGCGCCGAGGGACAGGCCAGCCACCTCAGGCCCGGCTCCCTCACGGCCAGCCTGGAGTGCATCAAAGAGGAGGCGCCACGACCCccggcggcggctgcagcagcccCCCAGACCCCCTCAGGGGAGGCCAGTGGGGACCAGATGCTGCTGCTGGCCCACCTGAGCGCTGAGGCTGTGCCTACCCAAGAGCAGCAGGACGTTGGTGCCAGGGAGCCCACCCCACGTACCCCACCACCACCGGGAACTGAACCCCCCAGGATCCAGCCCCCAGCGCAGGAAAGCTGCCCCGAGCCACCCCCCAGCGATGGCGATGGCCCAGGGACCCAGGAGGACGGCGCCATAACAGGTGACATCCCCATCGAGCCTTCCCCCCCTGTTGAACCCGAGTGTGAACGCAGccaagaggcggcggcggcagcccctGACCCTTCCTCTCTTGATCCACCCTCTGAGCCGTCCATTGACCGTATTTGTTTGATGTTTGCTGACGTGACTTCACTGAAAAGCTTTGACTCTCTTACAGGCTGTGGGGACATTATTGCCGACCAGGAGGAGGACGTGGGCagcggcggtggcggtggcaCAGGTGGAAGCGACAAGAGCGCCCCTGGGGTTGGCAAAGCGGGGGCTTCCAAAAAGCCCCCCAGCGTGGTGACCtatcaaggaggaggagaagagatggCCAGCCCCGAACAGGTGGGGGACACGTGCGCCCCAGAGTTCTGGGATGTGTTGTCGCAAGCGGAGAAGCCACAGGAGACCCCGGGGGAAGGGAAAGAATCCCTCGAGGGCTCCAAAGGTGGCGGTTGTACCAAAAAAGTTCAGGATGCATCGACAACTGGGAAGCACACTGGTTTCAACCAGATTCCGGTTCACCACAGCCACAAGAATGACCAGAAGTGTAGGGAAAAGGAGCCACAGGAAGCCATCCCCAGCAGCGATGAAGGCTATTGGGATTCCACAACACCTGGGCCAGAGGAGGACAATGCCAACAGTATCCAGAAAGAGGTAATTCCCAGGGACAGCTACAGTGGGGATGCTCTCTATGATCTGTATGCTGATCCAGATGAAAACACAGCCACAGTTACTTCTGCAGAAGACGTCACCTCTGTGTCTTGTTGCAAGCCACTGTCTCCAGTAACAACAACATGTCCAGTCAAAACCCATACAACTTCACTCAAGGACTCCAAGATACCCATCAGTATCAAGCATTTTACATCGCCACATGGCAGTCATGGCCCAGATACCAGTAATAGCCATCACCTTGCACACCACCAGCCTACCAAAAGTGAGATCCCTAGAACAAAAATCCCAGTTTCTAAAGTGCTTGTACACCGGGCAAGTTACCGGAGCCTAGCAGGGACAACAGGTAAAACAGCCACATATCATGAAAGTGCCAAAAAATAG
- the AMER2 gene encoding APC membrane recruitment protein 2 isoform X1 — translation MDVHGDCAELSAVGDQPPPSGKLNKTAFKLFKRRKSGGAMPSIFGVRSSGGGKGKGGEAGGGQPGMVRSKTHDGLAEVVLESGKKEEPGGGGGGGGDDQFVGGGGANKDYSPCSAASKSHRFFSLLRKNGRSGEGGKGERPKGRGGLKGLFNSMRWHRRDKPSKEDEAGDGAEGQASHLRPGSLTASLECIKEEAPRPPAAAAAAPQTPSGEASGDQMLLLAHLSAEAVPTQEQQDVGAREPTPRTPPPPGTEPPRIQPPAQESCPEPPPSDGDGPGTQEDGAITGCGDIIADQEEDVGSGGGGGTGGSDKSAPGVGKAGASKKPPSVVTYQGGGEEMASPEQVGDTCAPEFWDVLSQAEKPQETPGEGKESLEGSKGGGCTKKVQDASTTGKHTGFNQIPVHHSHKNDQKCREKEPQEAIPSSDEGYWDSTTPGPEEDNANSIQKEVIPRDSYSGDALYDLYADPDENTATVTSAEDVTSVSCCKPLSPVTTTCPVKTHTTSLKDSKIPISIKHFTSPHGSHGPDTSNSHHLAHHQPTKSEIPRTKIPVSKVLVHRASYRSLAGTTGKTATYHESAKK, via the exons ATGGACGTGCACGGCGACTGTGCCGAGCTCAGCGCGGTGGGCGATCAGCCGCCGCCATCGGGCAAGCTCAACAAAACCGCCTTCAAATTGTTCAAGCGCAGGAAGTCCGGCGGCGCCATGCCGAGCATCTTCGGCGTGAGGAGCAGCGGTGGCGGCAAAGGCAAAGGCGGAGAAGCGGGCGGAGGGCAGCCGGGCATGGTGAGGAGCAAGACCCACGACGGGCTGGCCGAGGTGGTGCTCGAGAGCGGCAAGAAGGAGGAaccgggaggcggcggcggcggcggaggggacGACCAGTTCGTTGGCGGCGGCGGAGCCAACAAGGATTATTCCCCCTGCTCGGCGGCGAGCAAGTCCCACCGCTTCTTCTCTCTGCTGCGCAAAAACGGCCGCTCGGGCGAAGGCGGCAAAGGGGAGAGACCCAAAGGGCGCGGGGGGCTCAAGGGGCTCTTCAACAGCATGAGGTGGCACCGCAGGGACAAGCCCAGCAAAGAGGACGAGGCCGGAGACGGCGCCGAGGGACAGGCCAGCCACCTCAGGCCCGGCTCCCTCACGGCCAGCCTGGAGTGCATCAAAGAGGAGGCGCCACGACCCccggcggcggctgcagcagcccCCCAGACCCCCTCAGGGGAGGCCAGTGGGGACCAGATGCTGCTGCTGGCCCACCTGAGCGCTGAGGCTGTGCCTACCCAAGAGCAGCAGGACGTTGGTGCCAGGGAGCCCACCCCACGTACCCCACCACCACCGGGAACTGAACCCCCCAGGATCCAGCCCCCAGCGCAGGAAAGCTGCCCCGAGCCACCCCCCAGCGATGGCGATGGCCCAGGGACCCAGGAGGACGGCGCCATAACAG GCTGTGGGGACATTATTGCCGACCAGGAGGAGGACGTGGGCagcggcggtggcggtggcaCAGGTGGAAGCGACAAGAGCGCCCCTGGGGTTGGCAAAGCGGGGGCTTCCAAAAAGCCCCCCAGCGTGGTGACCtatcaaggaggaggagaagagatggCCAGCCCCGAACAGGTGGGGGACACGTGCGCCCCAGAGTTCTGGGATGTGTTGTCGCAAGCGGAGAAGCCACAGGAGACCCCGGGGGAAGGGAAAGAATCCCTCGAGGGCTCCAAAGGTGGCGGTTGTACCAAAAAAGTTCAGGATGCATCGACAACTGGGAAGCACACTGGTTTCAACCAGATTCCGGTTCACCACAGCCACAAGAATGACCAGAAGTGTAGGGAAAAGGAGCCACAGGAAGCCATCCCCAGCAGCGATGAAGGCTATTGGGATTCCACAACACCTGGGCCAGAGGAGGACAATGCCAACAGTATCCAGAAAGAGGTAATTCCCAGGGACAGCTACAGTGGGGATGCTCTCTATGATCTGTATGCTGATCCAGATGAAAACACAGCCACAGTTACTTCTGCAGAAGACGTCACCTCTGTGTCTTGTTGCAAGCCACTGTCTCCAGTAACAACAACATGTCCAGTCAAAACCCATACAACTTCACTCAAGGACTCCAAGATACCCATCAGTATCAAGCATTTTACATCGCCACATGGCAGTCATGGCCCAGATACCAGTAATAGCCATCACCTTGCACACCACCAGCCTACCAAAAGTGAGATCCCTAGAACAAAAATCCCAGTTTCTAAAGTGCTTGTACACCGGGCAAGTTACCGGAGCCTAGCAGGGACAACAGGTAAAACAGCCACATATCATGAAAGTGCCAAAAAATAG